One genomic region from Rhinoraja longicauda isolate Sanriku21f chromosome 8, sRhiLon1.1, whole genome shotgun sequence encodes:
- the LOC144596101 gene encoding gamma-crystallin S-1 isoform X1 → MGKIIFYEDRNFQGRHYECSTDCADLSSYFSRCNSIRVDSDWWVVYERPNYMGYQYVLNRGEYPDYQRWMGFNDNIRSCRSYPHVSSFLYRGGNYRMKIYERPDFGGQVMEFMDDCPSVYDRFRYRDIHSCQVMDGYWIFYEQPSYRGRQYFMRPGEYRKYNDWGGYNSTIGSFRRMRDF, encoded by the exons ATGGGAAAG ATCATCTTCTACGAGGACAGGAACTTCCAGGGCCGGCACTATGAGTGCAGCACTGACTGTGCTGATCTGTCCTCTTACTTCAGCCGCTGTAACTCCATCCGTGTGGACAGTGACTGGTGGGTGGTGTACGAGAGACCCAACTACATGGGGTACCAGTATGTCCTGAACAGGGGGGAGTATCCTGACTACCAGCGCTGGATGGGATTCAACGACAACATCAGGTCCTGTCGCAGTTACCCCCATGTAAGTTCCTTTTTA TACCGAGGGGGCAACTACAGGATGAAGATTTACGAGAGGCCTGACTTTGGAGGACAGGTGATGGAATTCATGGACGACTGTCCCTCCGTCTACGATCGTTTCCGTTACCGTGACATCCACTCCTGCCAAGTGATGGATGGTTACTGGATCTTCTATGAACAGCCCAGCTACAGAGGCCGACAGTACTTCATGAGACCCGGGGAGTACAGGAAATACAATGACTGGGGGGGCTACAACTCCACCATCGGGTCTTTCAGGCGCATGAGGGACTTCTAG
- the LOC144596101 gene encoding gamma-crystallin S-1 isoform X2 yields MEQMGIIIFYEDRNFQGRHYECSTDCADLSSYFSRCNSIRVDSDWWVVYERPNYMGYQYVLNRGEYPDYQRWMGFNDNIRSCRSYPHVRGNYRMKIYERPDFGGQVMEFMDDCPSVYDRFRYRDIHSCQVMDGYWIFYEQPSYRGRQYFMRPGEYRKYNDWGGYNSTIGSFRRMRDF; encoded by the exons atggaacaaatgggcatt ATCATCTTCTACGAGGACAGGAACTTCCAGGGCCGGCACTATGAGTGCAGCACTGACTGTGCTGATCTGTCCTCTTACTTCAGCCGCTGTAACTCCATCCGTGTGGACAGTGACTGGTGGGTGGTGTACGAGAGACCCAACTACATGGGGTACCAGTATGTCCTGAACAGGGGGGAGTATCCTGACTACCAGCGCTGGATGGGATTCAACGACAACATCAGGTCCTGTCGCAGTTACCCCCATGTAA GGGGCAACTACAGGATGAAGATTTACGAGAGGCCTGACTTTGGAGGACAGGTGATGGAATTCATGGACGACTGTCCCTCCGTCTACGATCGTTTCCGTTACCGTGACATCCACTCCTGCCAAGTGATGGATGGTTACTGGATCTTCTATGAACAGCCCAGCTACAGAGGCCGACAGTACTTCATGAGACCCGGGGAGTACAGGAAATACAATGACTGGGGGGGCTACAACTCCACCATCGGGTCTTTCAGGCGCATGAGGGACTTCTAG
- the LOC144596101 gene encoding gamma-crystallin S-1 isoform X4: MGKIIFYEDRNFQGRHYECSTDCADLSSYFSRCNSIRVDSDWWVVYERPNYMGYQYVLNRGEYPDYQRWMGFNDNIRSCRSYPHVRGNYRMKIYERPDFGGQVMEFMDDCPSVYDRFRYRDIHSCQVMDGYWIFYEQPSYRGRQYFMRPGEYRKYNDWGGYNSTIGSFRRMRDF; this comes from the exons ATGGGAAAG ATCATCTTCTACGAGGACAGGAACTTCCAGGGCCGGCACTATGAGTGCAGCACTGACTGTGCTGATCTGTCCTCTTACTTCAGCCGCTGTAACTCCATCCGTGTGGACAGTGACTGGTGGGTGGTGTACGAGAGACCCAACTACATGGGGTACCAGTATGTCCTGAACAGGGGGGAGTATCCTGACTACCAGCGCTGGATGGGATTCAACGACAACATCAGGTCCTGTCGCAGTTACCCCCATGTAA GGGGCAACTACAGGATGAAGATTTACGAGAGGCCTGACTTTGGAGGACAGGTGATGGAATTCATGGACGACTGTCCCTCCGTCTACGATCGTTTCCGTTACCGTGACATCCACTCCTGCCAAGTGATGGATGGTTACTGGATCTTCTATGAACAGCCCAGCTACAGAGGCCGACAGTACTTCATGAGACCCGGGGAGTACAGGAAATACAATGACTGGGGGGGCTACAACTCCACCATCGGGTCTTTCAGGCGCATGAGGGACTTCTAG
- the LOC144596101 gene encoding gamma-crystallin S-1 isoform X3, translating into MGKIIFYEDRNFQGRHYECSTDCADLSSYFSRCNSIRVDSDWWVVYERPNYMGYQYVLNRGEYPDYQRWMGFNDNIRSCRSYPHYRGGNYRMKIYERPDFGGQVMEFMDDCPSVYDRFRYRDIHSCQVMDGYWIFYEQPSYRGRQYFMRPGEYRKYNDWGGYNSTIGSFRRMRDF; encoded by the exons ATGGGAAAG ATCATCTTCTACGAGGACAGGAACTTCCAGGGCCGGCACTATGAGTGCAGCACTGACTGTGCTGATCTGTCCTCTTACTTCAGCCGCTGTAACTCCATCCGTGTGGACAGTGACTGGTGGGTGGTGTACGAGAGACCCAACTACATGGGGTACCAGTATGTCCTGAACAGGGGGGAGTATCCTGACTACCAGCGCTGGATGGGATTCAACGACAACATCAGGTCCTGTCGCAGTTACCCCCAT TACCGAGGGGGCAACTACAGGATGAAGATTTACGAGAGGCCTGACTTTGGAGGACAGGTGATGGAATTCATGGACGACTGTCCCTCCGTCTACGATCGTTTCCGTTACCGTGACATCCACTCCTGCCAAGTGATGGATGGTTACTGGATCTTCTATGAACAGCCCAGCTACAGAGGCCGACAGTACTTCATGAGACCCGGGGAGTACAGGAAATACAATGACTGGGGGGGCTACAACTCCACCATCGGGTCTTTCAGGCGCATGAGGGACTTCTAG